The DNA sequence GATCGAAGAGAATGCCAAATGGTTGAAAGAGCAACAAGACGAGACTTTGATCTCCCTTAATTATAGTGCTTATAAGACCCAAGAAGAAAGGGCAAAAGAGAAATCCAACTATTTCAAAAGCTTGAGGGATTATGATTCAAAGTTGACCTTTAACTCATTGAGATATGAAACGGAGCTGTTCACCAAAGATTCTGTTTTGAGAGAAAAGCGCAACCGTTGGCACAAAGAGCTGGCAAAAGATGTCTATGTCGAAGAAGCCGTGAACGTTTTGAAAGATTTGAAAATGAACAATTTCAAGGGCAGCAATACAAAGTTGGCCAGTGTGAAAGGATAAAAATTCCCTAAAAAATTTTAAGGCCCCGACGTAAACGTTGGGGTTTTTTTTGCCCTATGGCAGGAAAATAAAAATAAAATGCAACCGTATCTTTGGAGCAAATTTTCCTATGAGCAGAAAAGCCGTTTATACACTCTTATTGATTATTTGTATTATCGGTTTTTGGCTGTTTGAAAACTTTTATACCCCGGCGCCCTATTCTCCCAAAAAAGAAAGTACACCTAGCCTTCCTTTTGAAGAACAATTTTTGCCCAGTTCGTCTTTGGACCAGCTGGTGGAACACCAAAACTATATGCTCTCGTACAGTGAGCCATACGAACAGGCCGAATGGGTAGCTTACCGGCTATTGAAAGAGCACCTTACCTATGATGATAGGGAGCGGCCCTACTTTGTTGAAGACCCCAAGGTAAGAACAAAATCAGCAGATTGGCGCAATTATAAAGGTTCAGGTTACGACCGGGGCCATTTATGCCCCGCGGGTGATAGACGGTTTTCAGAGCAAGCCTACAACGAAACATTCTATACCAGTAACATTGCCCCGCAGAAAAAAGATTTTAATGCCGGGGTTTGGAACCGACTGGAGCAACAGGTGCGATATTGGGGCAAAAGATATGGTGAACTCAATGTCATAACGGGGGGTGTTCTCGAACCTGGATTAAAGGAGATAGGCGATGAGGGAGTCGATGTGCCCCAATATTTCTATAAGGTTGTCTTTCGTGAGGATGGTAATGAATTACATGTGCTGGCTTTTTTGCTCCCACATGCTGAGACAACTGCCAAATTGAACACATTTGTGGTTGCTTTGGACAGTCTTGAAAGCGTTACCGGAATCGATTTTTTTGAGAAAATGCCGGAGCAGTTTCAAAGTAGAATTGAAAGGAATATCGACACTTCGCCTTGGCCGTTTTCAAATACCTTCCCGTAAACGGTTTGAATCGAGTTTTAGAAAGATAAAGAGCAATAGGGTAAAGAAAACCATGCCCGATCCACCATAGCTGAAAAAGGGAAGCGGGATACCGATGGTGGGCAAAAGCCCGATGACCATACCAATGTTTATGGCATAGTGTATAAAAAGGATGGAAATGACCCCATAGCCAAACATTCGCCCAAAGGTGTTTTTTTGTCTTTCTGCAAGACCGATCAAACGAAGAAAGAAAAAGGAAAAAATCAAGATGACCGCAGCCGTGCCGATGAACCCCCATTCTTCACCCACTGAGCTGAAAATATAATCGGTATGTTGTTCGGGCACAAAATCTCCTTTTGTTCGGGTGCCCTCTAAAAAACCTTTTCCAAAGAAACCTCCAGACTCAATGGCCTTTTCAGACTGGTAGGTATTGTAACCGATGGTCTTTCGTATTTGATCTAACTTGTTCTCATCTTTTTCCAATCCCAGCCAGAGGGCGAAGCGGTCACGGTGGCGCTGCTCGAATACGTTCTCAAAAACAAAGTTGACCGATAGTGAGAAGAGTACCGAAATGATTAACGTAATGCTAAGGGGCAGGACAGGAATCTTAACCGAAGGTTTTTTAAAGAGAAACACCAAAGTGAGCAAGAGAACCAGGCCTATTGCGACCCATACGGTGCCATACATCAAGGTAGCGGCAAAAAGAACCACTAAAACAATCGGGATCAAAAAATAATATAGGGGCAATCCTTCCCTGAAAAGAACAAAAAACAATGAAGAAAATATCAGGGCACTTCCTGGATCGGGTTGGGGCAGTATCAATAAAGCGGGCACCAAAATAATCAGTGCCGCATATAGCTGATGCTTTCTGTTTTTGATATCAGTTTGAATATCACTGAGATATTTGGCAAGGGCAAGTGCTGTCGTGACTTTTGCCAACTCTGAAGGCTGCAGGTTAAAAAACCCCAAATCATACCAAGAGGTTGCCCCGGCTATAGTCTTTCCAAAAAGAAACAGACCGAGCAACAAAACCAATGAGATCAAGTAAAAGATACTTGCAAACCGTTCAAAAAATCCACTTTCGACAAAAAACACCAAAAAGGCAACGATTAGACTGAATATGATGAAAAACAGCTGTTTGCCATAAAGGGTCGAAAAATCAAAAATAGAGGTGTGATCCTCCCCTAAAGTAGTTGAGTAAATATTGATCCAACCGGTAAATACTAAAAGAACATAAAAGAAAACCGTGAGCCAGTCTAATCTTCTCAGTACATTCTTACCAGACATACTCGTTTATCTTGAAAGGTTCACCGCTATACGGCTTGACATACTCATGCTCCAAGGTTTTTTCAAGCATTTTTTTCTCTAGGTCCTTACGGGTGATTTTCCTTTTAATGTACTTTTCGATCAGAAGCGAGGCAATATGACCTGCATATCGTGCCCCATAGTAGCCATTTTCAATGTAGACGGCAAGGGCAATCTTAGGATTTTCAA is a window from the Muricauda sp. SCSIO 65647 genome containing:
- the rodA gene encoding rod shape-determining protein RodA; the protein is MSGKNVLRRLDWLTVFFYVLLVFTGWINIYSTTLGEDHTSIFDFSTLYGKQLFFIIFSLIVAFLVFFVESGFFERFASIFYLISLVLLLGLFLFGKTIAGATSWYDLGFFNLQPSELAKVTTALALAKYLSDIQTDIKNRKHQLYAALIILVPALLILPQPDPGSALIFSSLFFVLFREGLPLYYFLIPIVLVVLFAATLMYGTVWVAIGLVLLLTLVFLFKKPSVKIPVLPLSITLIISVLFSLSVNFVFENVFEQRHRDRFALWLGLEKDENKLDQIRKTIGYNTYQSEKAIESGGFFGKGFLEGTRTKGDFVPEQHTDYIFSSVGEEWGFIGTAAVILIFSFFFLRLIGLAERQKNTFGRMFGYGVISILFIHYAINIGMVIGLLPTIGIPLPFFSYGGSGMVFFTLLLFIFLKLDSNRLREGI
- a CDS encoding DNA/RNA non-specific endonuclease, which encodes MSRKAVYTLLLIICIIGFWLFENFYTPAPYSPKKESTPSLPFEEQFLPSSSLDQLVEHQNYMLSYSEPYEQAEWVAYRLLKEHLTYDDRERPYFVEDPKVRTKSADWRNYKGSGYDRGHLCPAGDRRFSEQAYNETFYTSNIAPQKKDFNAGVWNRLEQQVRYWGKRYGELNVITGGVLEPGLKEIGDEGVDVPQYFYKVVFREDGNELHVLAFLLPHAETTAKLNTFVVALDSLESVTGIDFFEKMPEQFQSRIERNIDTSPWPFSNTFP